The following are from one region of the Hyphomicrobiales bacterium genome:
- a CDS encoding ribonuclease J produces the protein MARGNEELVFAPLGGAGEIGMNLSLYGFGPARSRKWIAVDLGVAFADERQPGIEVIMPDTRFLEDERHNLLAILLTHAHEDHLGAVIDLWPRLQAPVYATSFAAGLLRAKMLEHLAHPGPPVPVHEVPLGATLSLGPFTVEYVTVTHSIPEPNGLVITVPGASVYHTGDWKIDPTPQIGAPTDVARLKALGQEGCRAIICDSTNALRAGVSPSEGDVYETLKRLIAGAPARVIVTAFASNVARLRSAARAAVAAGRRVVVVGRALDRIIAIAQETGYLNDVGEFLSEQDFGHLRREEVVALVTGSQGEPNAALARIAFNEYRNVELAKGDRVIFSSRTIPGNEKAVGRVQNALARAGIEIVTDADDLVHVSGHPRIGELEQMYQWLQPQAAIPVHGEALHLQAHARIAARLGVKEVVTAYNGDLVRLWPAPAEKIDELPSGRLHRDGRIIVREDDDSLRLRRRLGFVGFIGVSVVVTAKGELVAPPEARLIGIPDADAEGRSVHDLVLDAIDGAIDSIPKARRKDPELIETAVRRSARAAVAEAWGKRPVCEVLVTQV, from the coding sequence ATGGCGCGTGGCAACGAGGAACTGGTGTTCGCGCCGCTCGGCGGCGCCGGCGAGATCGGCATGAATCTGAGCCTTTACGGCTTCGGTCCTGCGCGATCGCGCAAATGGATCGCCGTCGATCTCGGCGTCGCCTTCGCCGACGAGAGGCAGCCCGGCATCGAGGTGATCATGCCGGATACCCGCTTCCTGGAGGACGAACGCCACAATCTCCTCGCCATCCTCCTGACCCATGCCCATGAGGATCATCTCGGCGCCGTGATCGATCTGTGGCCGCGCCTCCAGGCGCCGGTCTATGCCACGTCCTTCGCCGCCGGTCTGTTGCGCGCCAAGATGCTCGAGCACCTTGCCCATCCCGGCCCCCCGGTCCCGGTGCATGAGGTGCCGCTCGGCGCCACCCTTAGTCTTGGCCCGTTCACGGTCGAATATGTGACCGTGACCCACTCGATCCCCGAGCCGAACGGCCTCGTCATCACCGTGCCCGGAGCAAGCGTCTATCACACCGGCGACTGGAAGATCGATCCGACGCCGCAGATCGGCGCGCCGACCGACGTCGCCCGCCTGAAGGCGCTCGGGCAGGAGGGCTGCCGGGCCATCATCTGCGATTCGACGAATGCCCTGCGCGCCGGGGTCTCTCCCAGCGAGGGCGACGTCTACGAGACGCTGAAACGGCTGATCGCCGGGGCGCCGGCGCGGGTCATCGTCACCGCCTTCGCCTCCAATGTGGCGCGCCTGCGCTCGGCGGCGCGGGCCGCGGTAGCCGCGGGCCGCCGCGTCGTCGTCGTCGGCCGGGCGCTCGACCGGATCATCGCCATCGCCCAGGAGACCGGCTATCTCAACGATGTCGGAGAATTCCTCTCCGAGCAGGATTTCGGCCATCTGCGGCGCGAGGAGGTGGTGGCGCTGGTGACCGGCAGCCAGGGAGAGCCGAACGCTGCGCTTGCCCGCATCGCCTTCAACGAGTACCGCAATGTGGAGCTGGCCAAAGGCGACCGGGTGATCTTTTCCTCGCGCACCATCCCCGGCAACGAGAAGGCGGTCGGCCGGGTCCAGAACGCGCTCGCCCGCGCCGGCATCGAGATCGTCACCGACGCCGACGATCTGGTCCATGTCTCCGGCCATCCGCGCATCGGCGAGCTGGAACAAATGTACCAGTGGTTGCAACCGCAGGCCGCGATTCCCGTACACGGCGAGGCGCTCCATCTACAGGCTCACGCCCGCATCGCCGCCCGTCTCGGCGTCAAGGAGGTTGTCACCGCCTATAATGGCGATCTGGTGCGGCTTTGGCCGGCGCCGGCCGAGAAGATCGACGAGCTGCCTTCCGGAAGGCTGCACAGGGACGGCCGCATCATCGTTCGCGAGGACGACGACAGCTTGCGCCTGCGCCGGCGCTTGGGTTTTGTCGGCTTTATCGGCGTCAGCGTCGTTGTGACGGCAAAGGGGGAGCTGGTGGCGCCGCCCGAGGCCAGGCTCATCGGCATTCCCGACGCGGATGCCGAAGGTCGCTCGGTCCACGATCTGGTGCTCGATGCCATCGATGGCGCCATCGACTCGATCCCCAAGGCGCGGCGGAAGGATCCCGAACTGATCGAAACCGCGGTGCGCCGCTCGGCCCGTGCCGCGGTCGCCGAAGCCTGGGGCAAGCGCCCGGTCTGCGAGGTCCTGGTGACGCAGGTGTAG
- the nuoN gene encoding NADH-quinone oxidoreductase subunit NuoN, whose translation MAPIAVPDLVPVIPEMLLALGALGLLMLGVIWPAAKRDLVNAPALTLLALAAACVILLPANRMTTFGDAFVVDDFARFMKVLALLGSFIALIMSIGYFRAEKAVRFEFPILVLLATLGMLMMISANDLIALYMGLELQSLSLYVLAAIQRDSTRATEAGLKYFVLGALASGMLLYGASLIYGFTGTTEFAGIATAARDGVSTGLVFGLVFLLAGLAFKVSAVPFHMWTPDVYEGAPTPVTAFFAAAPKIAAMSVIVRAMITAFPAATPQWQQVVVFISIASMVLGAFAAIGQTNIKRLMAYSSIGHMGYALVGLAAGSQAGVTGVILYLVIYMAMTVGTFACILAMRRREGMVEDIDELAGLARRQPLMAMLLAILMFSLAGIPPLAGFAAKFYVFLAAIEAQLYTLAVIGVLASVVGAFYYLRIVKIIYFDEPAEAFEPMPGELGMVFALASAFMLLFFVFPGPLIAAAENAARSLF comes from the coding sequence ATGGCCCCCATCGCCGTTCCCGATCTGGTTCCGGTAATTCCGGAGATGCTGCTGGCGCTCGGCGCTCTGGGGCTGCTCATGCTCGGCGTCATCTGGCCCGCGGCGAAGCGCGATCTGGTCAACGCGCCGGCGCTCACGCTACTGGCGCTCGCCGCCGCTTGCGTGATCCTGCTGCCGGCGAACCGCATGACGACATTCGGCGATGCCTTCGTGGTCGACGATTTTGCGCGCTTCATGAAGGTGCTGGCGCTCCTTGGCTCATTCATCGCGCTGATCATGTCGATCGGCTATTTCCGCGCCGAAAAGGCGGTGCGGTTCGAGTTCCCGATCCTCGTGCTGCTGGCCACCCTCGGCATGCTCATGATGATCTCGGCCAACGATCTGATCGCGCTTTACATGGGACTGGAGCTGCAGAGCCTGTCGCTTTACGTGCTCGCCGCGATCCAGCGCGATTCGACGCGGGCCACCGAGGCGGGGCTCAAATATTTTGTCCTCGGCGCGCTCGCCTCCGGCATGCTGCTCTATGGCGCCTCGCTGATCTACGGCTTCACCGGCACGACCGAGTTCGCCGGCATCGCCACGGCGGCGAGGGACGGCGTCTCGACCGGGCTCGTCTTTGGCCTCGTCTTCCTGCTCGCGGGGCTGGCCTTCAAGGTCTCCGCCGTGCCCTTCCACATGTGGACGCCGGACGTCTATGAGGGCGCACCGACGCCGGTCACGGCATTTTTCGCCGCGGCGCCGAAAATCGCCGCCATGTCGGTCATTGTGCGCGCCATGATCACCGCCTTTCCGGCCGCCACCCCGCAATGGCAGCAGGTCGTGGTGTTCATCTCGATTGCCTCCATGGTACTCGGGGCGTTTGCCGCCATCGGGCAGACCAACATCAAACGGCTGATGGCCTACAGCTCGATCGGCCATATGGGCTATGCGCTGGTCGGCCTTGCGGCCGGCAGCCAGGCCGGCGTCACCGGGGTGATCCTCTATCTGGTCATCTATATGGCGATGACGGTCGGCACCTTCGCCTGCATTCTAGCCATGCGCCGGCGCGAGGGGATGGTCGAGGACATCGACGAGCTGGCCGGCCTCGCCAGGCGCCAGCCGCTGATGGCCATGTTGCTGGCAATCCTGATGTTTTCGCTCGCCGGGATTCCGCCGCTCGCCGGCTTCGCCGCCAAGTTCTACGTTTTCCTCGCGGCCATCGAGGCGCAGCTCTATACGCTTGCCGTGATCGGCGTTCTCGCCAGCGTCGTTGGCGCTTTCTATTATCTGCGGATCGTCAAGATCATCTATTTCGACGAGCCGGCCGAGGCGTTCGAGCCGATGCCCGGCGAGCTCGGTATGGTTTTCGCATTGGCGAGCGCCTTCATGCTCTTGTTCTTCGTCTTTCCCGGCCCGCTGATCGCGGCGGCCGAGAATGCCGCCAGGTCGCTGTTCTAA
- the nuoK gene encoding NADH-quinone oxidoreductase subunit NuoK, with protein MIIGLSHYLAVAAILFTLGIFGIFVNRKNVIVILMSIELMLLAVNINLVAFSAHLGDLVGQVFAMLVLTVAAAEAAIGLAILVVFYRNRGSIAVVDINMLKG; from the coding sequence ATGATCATCGGTCTGTCGCACTATCTCGCCGTCGCCGCGATCCTGTTCACGCTCGGTATTTTCGGCATCTTCGTGAATCGCAAGAACGTCATCGTGATTCTGATGTCGATCGAGCTGATGCTGCTGGCCGTCAACATCAACCTGGTCGCCTTTTCCGCCCATCTCGGCGACCTCGTCGGCCAGGTCTTCGCCATGCTGGTGCTCACGGTGGCTGCCGCGGAAGCCGCCATCGGGCTGGCCATCCTGGTCGTTTTCTACCGCAACCGCGGCTCGATCGCGGTTGTGGATATCAACATGTTGAAAGGGTAG
- the nuoI gene encoding NADH-quinone oxidoreductase subunit NuoI has product MSRITQAVNALFLKEFVLAFVLSMRYFFRAKPTINYPFEKGHLSPRFRGEHALRRYPNGEERCIACKLCEAICPAQAITIEAGPRRNDGTRRATRYDIDMVKCIYCGFCQEACPVDAIVEGPNFEYSVETREELYYDKEKLLANGDRWEREIAQNLALDAPYK; this is encoded by the coding sequence ATGAGCAGGATAACCCAAGCCGTCAACGCGCTGTTTCTCAAGGAGTTCGTCTTGGCGTTCGTCCTGTCGATGCGCTATTTCTTCAGGGCCAAGCCGACCATCAACTATCCGTTCGAGAAGGGGCATCTGAGCCCGCGCTTCCGCGGCGAGCACGCGCTGAGGCGCTATCCCAACGGCGAGGAGCGCTGCATCGCCTGCAAACTCTGCGAAGCGATCTGCCCGGCCCAGGCGATCACCATCGAGGCGGGCCCGCGGCGCAACGACGGCACCCGGCGCGCCACTCGCTACGACATCGACATGGTCAAGTGCATCTATTGCGGCTTTTGCCAGGAAGCCTGCCCGGTCGACGCCATCGTCGAGGGACCGAACTTCGAATATTCGGTGGAGACGCGCGAGGAGCTTTATTACGACAAGGAAAAGCTGCTCGCCAACGGCGACCGCTGGGAGCGCGAGATCGCCCAGAACCTGGCGCTCGACGCGCCGTACAAGTGA
- the nuoH gene encoding NADH-quinone oxidoreductase subunit NuoH, whose product MADIFWTYILPALIIAIESLVLMTVLLIAISFLLYGDRKIWAAVQMRRGPNVVGPWGVLQSFADFIKFVLKEPIIPSGANQGVFLLAPLVTTVLALSAWAVVPVGEWIDGRVLVIADINVGILYLFAISSLGVYGIIMGGWASNSKYPFLGALRSAAQMVSYEVSIGFVIITVLLCVGSLNLTDIVVAQKTGLADMIGLPWLSFLNWFWLPLFPMFIVFFISALAETNRPPFDLPEAESELVAGYMVEYSSTPYLLFMLGEYVAIVLMCALISILFLGGWMSPLDIVPFTWVPGVIWFTIKICALFFMFAMVKAFVPRYRYDQLMRLGWKVFLPLSLGMVAVVALVLQLTGWAA is encoded by the coding sequence ATGGCTGATATCTTCTGGACCTACATCCTGCCGGCGCTCATCATCGCCATTGAGAGCCTGGTGCTGATGACGGTGCTGCTGATCGCCATCTCCTTCCTGCTCTATGGCGACCGCAAGATCTGGGCGGCGGTGCAGATGCGCCGCGGACCCAATGTCGTCGGCCCGTGGGGCGTGCTGCAGTCCTTCGCCGATTTCATCAAATTCGTGCTCAAGGAGCCGATCATCCCCTCCGGCGCCAACCAGGGCGTGTTCCTGCTGGCGCCGCTGGTGACCACCGTCTTGGCGCTGTCGGCGTGGGCCGTGGTGCCGGTCGGCGAATGGATCGACGGCAGGGTCCTGGTCATCGCCGACATCAATGTCGGCATCCTCTACCTGTTCGCCATCTCATCGCTCGGCGTCTACGGCATCATCATGGGCGGCTGGGCCTCGAACTCGAAATATCCGTTCCTCGGCGCGCTGCGCTCGGCGGCCCAGATGGTCTCCTACGAGGTGTCCATCGGCTTCGTCATCATCACCGTCCTGTTGTGCGTCGGCTCGCTCAACCTGACCGACATCGTCGTCGCCCAGAAGACCGGGCTTGCCGACATGATCGGCCTGCCGTGGCTCAGCTTCCTGAACTGGTTCTGGCTGCCGCTGTTTCCGATGTTCATCGTCTTCTTCATTTCGGCGCTCGCCGAGACCAACCGGCCGCCCTTCGACCTGCCGGAGGCGGAATCGGAGCTCGTCGCCGGCTACATGGTGGAATATTCCTCCACCCCGTATCTGCTGTTCATGCTCGGGGAATATGTCGCCATCGTGCTGATGTGCGCCCTGATCTCGATCCTGTTCCTCGGTGGCTGGATGTCGCCGCTCGACATCGTGCCGTTCACCTGGGTGCCGGGGGTCATCTGGTTCACGATCAAGATCTGCGCCCTGTTCTTCATGTTCGCCATGGTCAAGGCCTTTGTGCCGCGCTACCGCTACGACCAGCTCATGCGGCTCGGCTGGAAGGTGTTTCTGCCGCTGTCGCTCGGCATGGTGGCGGTGGTGGCGCTGGTTCTGCAGCTGACCGGCTGGGCGGCATGA
- a CDS encoding NADH-quinone oxidoreductase subunit J: MILTGVFFYLFAALVLAAGVMVIAARNPVHAVLFLIVAFFNSAGLFVLMGAEFIAMILLIVYVGAVAVLFLFVVMMLDIDFVELKQGFLQYLPIGALIGLMLLVELFLVVGSWVLAPQFAEMIAAPTPPIADISNTEAIGRILYTKYVYFFQTAGLILLVAMVGAIVLTLHHKVGVKRQSVAEQIARDPATAIEIKKVEPGKGI; the protein is encoded by the coding sequence ATGATCCTGACCGGGGTCTTCTTCTATCTATTCGCCGCCCTCGTCCTCGCCGCCGGCGTGATGGTGATCGCCGCGCGCAATCCGGTGCACGCGGTCCTGTTCCTGATCGTCGCCTTCTTCAACTCCGCCGGCCTGTTCGTGCTGATGGGGGCGGAGTTCATCGCCATGATCCTGCTCATCGTCTATGTCGGCGCGGTGGCTGTGCTGTTCCTGTTCGTGGTGATGATGCTCGACATCGACTTTGTCGAGCTCAAACAGGGATTCCTGCAATATCTGCCGATCGGCGCGCTGATCGGCCTGATGCTGCTGGTCGAGCTGTTCCTCGTCGTCGGGTCCTGGGTGCTCGCGCCGCAGTTTGCCGAGATGATCGCGGCGCCGACGCCGCCCATCGCCGACATCTCCAATACCGAGGCAATCGGCCGCATCCTGTACACGAAATACGTCTATTTCTTCCAGACCGCCGGCCTCATCCTTCTGGTCGCCATGGTCGGCGCCATCGTGCTGACCTTGCACCATAAGGTCGGCGTCAAGCGCCAGAGCGTCGCCGAGCAGATTGCGCGCGACCCGGCGACCGCCATCGAAATCAAGAAGGTCGAGCCCGGCAAGGGCATCTGA
- a CDS encoding NADH-quinone oxidoreductase subunit M, with the protein MSFGPILSLITWLPLVGTAFIFVVRGRDEAADTAARRIALMTTTITFLLSLTVWIGFDPGTAEFQFVERYEWLGGTIAYHMGVDGISMLFVILTTFLMPLCILASWEAITDRVKEYMIAFLVLETLMIGVFTALDLVLFYLFFEGGLIPMFLIIGVWGGQRRVYASFKFFLYTLAGSVLMLLAIMAMYWQAGTTDIPTLLAHRFPGNMQTWLWLAFFASFAVKLPMWPVHTWLPDAHVEAPTAGSVILAAILLKMGGYGFLRFSLPMFPLASDVFTPFVFTLSVVAIIYTSLVALMQDDMKKLIAYSSVAHMGFVTMGIFTLTFQGLQGGIFQMLSHGLVSAALFLCVGVVYDRMHTRQIAAYGGLVNRMPVYAFTFMVFTLANVGLPGTSGFIGELLTLIGAFKVNTWVAFLATTGVILSAAYALWLYRRVVYGALEKESLKLITDMTPREVAVMAPLILLTVLFGFYPSPLIDVTEVSVRNLIDNYQAALAAADAVSVAVR; encoded by the coding sequence ATGTCCTTCGGGCCGATCCTCTCGCTGATCACCTGGCTGCCGCTGGTCGGGACAGCGTTTATCTTCGTCGTAAGGGGCCGCGACGAGGCGGCCGACACGGCAGCGCGGCGCATCGCGCTGATGACGACGACGATCACGTTCCTTCTGTCGCTTACCGTGTGGATCGGCTTTGATCCGGGCACCGCCGAGTTCCAGTTCGTCGAGCGCTATGAGTGGCTCGGCGGCACCATCGCCTATCACATGGGGGTGGACGGCATCTCGATGCTGTTCGTCATTCTGACCACCTTCCTGATGCCGCTGTGCATCCTGGCGAGCTGGGAGGCGATCACCGACCGGGTGAAGGAATATATGATTGCTTTCCTGGTGCTCGAGACGCTGATGATCGGCGTCTTCACCGCGCTCGACCTGGTGCTCTTCTACCTGTTCTTCGAGGGCGGGCTGATCCCGATGTTCCTGATCATCGGCGTCTGGGGCGGCCAGCGGCGCGTCTATGCCAGCTTCAAGTTCTTCCTCTATACGCTGGCAGGCTCCGTTCTGATGCTGCTCGCCATAATGGCAATGTATTGGCAGGCAGGCACCACCGACATCCCGACGCTGCTGGCGCATCGGTTTCCGGGCAATATGCAGACTTGGCTGTGGCTTGCCTTCTTCGCCTCATTCGCCGTCAAGCTGCCGATGTGGCCGGTGCACACCTGGCTTCCCGACGCCCATGTCGAGGCGCCGACGGCGGGCTCGGTCATCCTTGCCGCCATTCTGCTGAAGATGGGCGGTTATGGCTTCCTGCGCTTCTCGCTGCCGATGTTTCCGCTGGCGTCGGACGTTTTCACGCCGTTCGTCTTCACCCTTTCGGTGGTCGCCATCATCTACACCTCGCTGGTGGCGCTGATGCAGGACGACATGAAGAAGCTGATCGCCTATTCGTCGGTCGCCCATATGGGCTTCGTGACCATGGGCATTTTCACCCTGACCTTTCAGGGCTTGCAGGGGGGCATCTTCCAGATGCTCTCGCACGGCCTCGTCTCGGCCGCTTTGTTCCTCTGCGTCGGCGTTGTCTATGACCGCATGCACACGCGCCAAATCGCCGCCTATGGCGGTCTCGTCAACCGCATGCCGGTCTATGCCTTCACTTTCATGGTGTTCACGCTCGCCAATGTCGGATTGCCCGGCACGAGCGGCTTCATCGGCGAGCTCCTGACGCTGATCGGGGCCTTCAAGGTCAACACATGGGTCGCGTTCCTGGCTACGACCGGCGTCATCCTGTCGGCGGCCTATGCGCTGTGGCTCTACCGCCGCGTCGTCTACGGGGCGCTGGAAAAGGAGAGCCTGAAGCTGATCACCGACATGACTCCGCGCGAGGTCGCAGTCATGGCGCCATTGATCCTGCTCACCGTCCTGTTCGGCTTTTATCCCTCGCCGCTCATCGACGTAACGGAGGTCTCGGTGCGGAACCTGATCGACAATTACCAAGCAGCGCTCGCCGCCGCCGACGCGGTCAGCGTCGCGGTGCGCTGA
- a CDS encoding biotin--[acetyl-CoA-carboxylase] ligase, with protein MRRRRSGAFNQPRVLQFGSIDSTSSEAFRRAEAGEAGHLWIVAERQLKGRGRRNRAWTSERGNLYASVLLRPPVPATRAGELSFVAAVALYDAIAVAAPAVAGKLALKWPNDLLISGRKVSGILLESRAAAGASLDALVIGFGVNCASHPGGVDYPVTDLASEGAPVLPAGLFGVLAAEFSAAYETWTLGEGFAAIRSAWLARAAGLGAAITVRLPNREIRGIFEALGPDGALAVRGADGALRHIAAGEVFFAPAGSASDPSPQGLR; from the coding sequence ATGCGCCGTCGCCGATCCGGAGCATTCAACCAGCCGCGGGTCCTGCAGTTTGGATCCATCGATTCGACGAGTTCGGAGGCCTTTCGCCGCGCTGAGGCAGGCGAGGCCGGGCATCTGTGGATCGTCGCCGAGCGCCAGCTCAAGGGCCGCGGCCGGCGCAACCGGGCCTGGACGTCGGAGCGGGGCAATCTCTATGCGAGCGTGCTGCTGCGCCCGCCCGTTCCGGCGACCAGGGCCGGCGAGCTCTCCTTTGTCGCCGCCGTGGCCCTCTACGACGCCATCGCCGTGGCAGCGCCTGCCGTTGCAGGCAAGCTCGCTCTCAAATGGCCCAACGATCTGTTGATCTCCGGCCGCAAGGTTTCCGGCATCCTGCTTGAAAGCAGGGCTGCAGCCGGTGCGTCGCTCGATGCCCTTGTCATCGGCTTCGGCGTCAACTGCGCCAGTCACCCGGGGGGCGTCGACTATCCGGTGACGGATCTTGCGAGCGAAGGCGCCCCGGTCTTGCCGGCCGGTCTGTTCGGCGTACTAGCGGCGGAATTCAGCGCCGCGTATGAGACCTGGACATTGGGGGAGGGGTTTGCGGCCATCCGAAGTGCGTGGCTCGCCCGCGCGGCGGGCCTTGGCGCAGCCATCACGGTGCGGCTGCCGAACCGCGAGATCCGCGGCATCTTCGAGGCGCTCGGCCCCGACGGCGCGCTAGCGGTGCGCGGTGCCGATGGCGCGCTTCGGCACATCGCCGCCGGCGAAGTATTTTTCGCCCCTGCCGGGTCTGCTTCCGATCCGTCGCCGCAAGGTTTGCGCTGA
- the nuoL gene encoding NADH-quinone oxidoreductase subunit L: MYSAIVFLPLIAAIIAGFFGRFIGARGAELVTCFAVTLSAILSWYAFFDVGFGAETARITVARWLTSDALQVDWAFRIDTLTVVMLATVNTISGLVHWYSIGYMQHDPHRPRFFAYLSMFTFAMLMLVTADNFLQLFFGWEGVGLASYLLIGFWYLRPSANAAAIKAFIVNRIGDFGFALGIFAIFLVFGTISYEEVFTNAPLLPESLRTMTFLSWQVDTITVICLLLFMGAMGKSAQFLLHTWLPDAMEGPTPVSALIHAATMVTAGVFMVARLSPLFALSETALMMVTIVGATTAFFAATVGIAQNDIKRVIAYSTCSQLGYMFVALGVGAYSVGIFHLFTHAFFKALLFLGSGSVIHAMSDEQDMRNMGGLRRLIPATYWLMVIGTLALTGFPLTAGYFSKDAVIEAAYAAGSDWAYYGFLTTVIAAFLTSLYSWRLIFMTFHGRSRASPEVLGHVHESPLVMLVPLGVLAAGALFAGFLFEGLFIGEGFEPFWRESLAAAGGIEILEAMHHVPEWVFWSPTVMMAAGFVIAWGCYILFPGLPTVLARWFRPVYLFLLNKWYFDELYDLLFVRTAKGLGHFLWRQGDGWLIDGFGPDGISARVLDVTRGAVRLQTGYVYHYAFAMLIGVAALITWYMFWGGVH; encoded by the coding sequence ATGTATTCGGCCATCGTCTTCCTGCCGCTCATCGCCGCGATCATCGCCGGATTCTTCGGCCGGTTCATCGGCGCGCGCGGCGCCGAACTGGTCACCTGCTTCGCGGTCACCCTTTCCGCCATTCTATCCTGGTACGCCTTTTTCGATGTCGGCTTCGGAGCGGAGACGGCGCGCATCACGGTCGCGCGCTGGCTTACGTCCGACGCCTTGCAAGTCGACTGGGCCTTCCGCATCGACACCCTGACCGTGGTCATGCTCGCTACCGTCAACACCATTTCCGGCCTGGTGCACTGGTATTCCATCGGCTACATGCAGCACGACCCGCACCGGCCGCGCTTCTTCGCCTATCTGTCGATGTTCACCTTCGCCATGCTGATGCTGGTGACGGCGGACAATTTTCTGCAGCTTTTCTTCGGCTGGGAGGGGGTCGGACTTGCCTCTTATCTGCTGATCGGATTCTGGTATCTGCGGCCGTCCGCCAACGCCGCCGCGATCAAGGCGTTCATCGTCAACCGCATCGGCGATTTCGGCTTCGCGCTGGGCATTTTCGCCATCTTTCTCGTCTTCGGCACCATTTCCTACGAAGAGGTCTTCACCAACGCGCCGTTATTGCCGGAGAGCCTGCGAACCATGACCTTCCTGTCCTGGCAGGTCGACACCATCACCGTCATCTGCCTGCTGCTGTTCATGGGCGCCATGGGCAAGTCGGCGCAGTTCCTGCTGCACACCTGGCTTCCCGACGCCATGGAGGGTCCGACCCCGGTCTCCGCCCTGATCCATGCCGCGACCATGGTCACCGCCGGCGTCTTCATGGTGGCGCGGCTGTCGCCGCTGTTCGCGCTGTCGGAAACGGCGCTGATGATGGTCACCATCGTCGGCGCCACCACTGCCTTCTTCGCCGCCACCGTCGGCATCGCCCAGAACGACATCAAGCGGGTCATCGCCTATTCGACCTGCTCGCAGCTCGGCTACATGTTCGTGGCGCTCGGCGTCGGCGCCTATTCGGTCGGCATCTTCCACCTGTTCACCCACGCCTTCTTCAAGGCGCTGCTGTTCCTCGGCTCCGGCTCGGTCATCCATGCCATGTCCGACGAGCAGGACATGCGCAACATGGGCGGCCTGAGACGGCTCATTCCGGCCACCTACTGGCTGATGGTGATCGGTACATTGGCGCTCACCGGCTTCCCGCTGACCGCCGGCTATTTCTCCAAGGACGCGGTCATCGAAGCGGCTTACGCGGCGGGCTCCGACTGGGCCTATTACGGCTTCCTGACGACGGTGATCGCCGCCTTCCTGACCTCGCTCTATTCCTGGCGGCTGATCTTCATGACCTTCCACGGCCGCTCGCGCGCCTCGCCCGAGGTGCTCGGCCACGTCCATGAATCGCCGCTGGTCATGCTGGTTCCCCTCGGCGTGCTGGCGGCGGGCGCGCTTTTCGCCGGTTTCCTGTTCGAGGGCCTGTTCATCGGCGAGGGGTTCGAGCCGTTCTGGCGCGAATCCTTGGCGGCGGCCGGCGGCATCGAGATCCTGGAAGCCATGCATCACGTGCCGGAGTGGGTCTTCTGGTCGCCGACGGTGATGATGGCGGCGGGCTTCGTCATCGCCTGGGGCTGCTATATCCTCTTCCCCGGCCTGCCAACGGTACTCGCCAGATGGTTCCGGCCCGTCTACCTGTTCCTGCTCAACAAGTGGTATTTCGACGAGCTTTACGACCTCCTGTTTGTACGCACGGCCAAGGGCCTCGGCCATTTCCTGTGGCGCCAGGGCGACGGCTGGCTGATCGACGGTTTCGGGCCTGACGGCATCTCGGCGCGGGTCCTCGACGTCACCCGCGGCGCCGTGCGGCTGCAGACCGGCTATGTCTATCACTATGCCTTCGCCATGCTGATCGGCGTCGCGGCGCTGATCACCTGGTACATGTTCTGGGGAGGCGTGCACTGA